Proteins co-encoded in one Xanthomonas campestris pv. badrii genomic window:
- a CDS encoding alpha-glucuronidase family glycosyl hydrolase, whose protein sequence is MSRQASGGDRAPITARLLMGLMLLCGVLLPAAQVHAEDGYDLWLRYQPVDNAMALREHTQALVVAGDSPTLQAARQELERGLQGLLGAAPQPTEEVLRDGTLLLGPANAPQVAALTLHTADLGREGYLIQSLTVDGHRSIAIVGGSDIGALYGAFHFLRLLQTGQALTALNVRESPRLQLRMLNHWDNLDGVVERGYAGASLWNWQTLPGYLDPRYTDYARANASLGINGTVLNNVNAKAWSLTPQYLDKAAALAKVFRPYGIRVFLSARFSAPIEIGGLPTADPLDAQVQRWWRETADAIYARIPDFGGFLVKANSEGQPGPQDYGRTHADGANLLAAALAPHGGVVMWRAFVYSHEQPDDRAKQAYSEFMPLDGAFADNVIVQVKNGAIDFQPREPFHPLFGAMRKTPLMPEFQITKEYLGFSTHLAYLGTLFAETLQADTYARGKGSTVAKTVDGSVFNDAKRPRLTGIAGVANIGADRNWSGSLFDQANWYAYGRLAWNPSLSPEAIAQDWVRMTLSNDPAVVTPVVGMMLRSREAVVDYMTPLGLHHLMGRGHHYGPAPWDAGSERPDWDPVYYHRADRNGIGFDRSASGSNAAAQYAAPVARVFGDVRRVPEQYLLWFHHVSWDRRMASGRTLWDELVWHYDHGVDEVRAMRATWQGLAGRIDAPRYRQVDAFLAIQQDEAQWWRDASIAYFQSVSGRALPPGVAAPAHPLAYYQGLKFPYAPGNPK, encoded by the coding sequence ATGAGCAGGCAGGCAAGCGGCGGTGATCGCGCCCCGATAACTGCGCGGCTACTGATGGGGCTGATGCTGCTCTGCGGCGTGTTGCTGCCTGCTGCGCAGGTACACGCCGAGGATGGCTACGATCTGTGGTTGCGCTACCAGCCGGTGGACAACGCCATGGCATTGCGCGAACACACCCAGGCACTGGTGGTCGCTGGCGACTCGCCCACCCTGCAGGCCGCGCGCCAGGAGCTGGAGCGTGGCCTGCAGGGCCTGCTGGGCGCCGCGCCGCAACCCACTGAAGAGGTTTTGCGCGACGGCACGCTGCTGCTGGGTCCGGCCAATGCGCCACAGGTGGCAGCCCTGACGCTGCATACCGCCGATCTTGGCCGCGAGGGCTACCTGATCCAGTCGCTCACCGTGGACGGCCACCGCAGCATCGCGATCGTGGGCGGCAGCGATATCGGTGCGCTGTACGGCGCATTTCATTTCCTGCGTCTGCTGCAGACCGGCCAGGCACTGACCGCATTGAACGTGCGTGAGTCGCCGCGGCTGCAGCTGCGCATGCTCAATCACTGGGACAATCTCGATGGCGTGGTGGAGCGCGGCTATGCCGGCGCCTCGCTGTGGAACTGGCAGACACTGCCGGGCTATCTGGATCCGCGCTACACCGATTACGCGCGCGCCAATGCCTCGCTGGGCATCAATGGAACCGTACTCAACAATGTCAACGCCAAGGCATGGAGCCTGACGCCGCAGTATCTGGACAAAGCTGCTGCGCTGGCCAAGGTATTTCGGCCGTATGGCATCCGCGTATTTCTCAGCGCCCGCTTCAGTGCGCCGATCGAGATCGGCGGGCTGCCCACCGCCGACCCGCTGGATGCGCAGGTGCAGCGCTGGTGGCGTGAGACCGCCGATGCGATCTATGCGCGCATTCCGGATTTCGGCGGGTTTCTGGTCAAGGCCAATTCCGAAGGACAGCCCGGCCCGCAGGATTACGGGCGCACGCATGCCGATGGCGCGAACCTGCTGGCCGCCGCGCTGGCGCCGCATGGTGGCGTGGTGATGTGGCGTGCATTCGTGTATTCGCACGAGCAGCCCGACGACCGCGCCAAGCAGGCGTATAGTGAATTCATGCCGCTCGATGGGGCATTCGCCGACAACGTGATCGTGCAGGTGAAAAACGGCGCCATCGATTTCCAGCCACGCGAGCCCTTCCATCCCTTGTTCGGCGCGATGCGCAAGACGCCGCTGATGCCGGAATTCCAGATCACCAAGGAATATCTTGGCTTTTCCACGCATCTGGCGTATCTGGGCACCTTGTTCGCCGAGACCTTGCAGGCCGATACCTATGCGCGCGGCAAGGGTTCGACCGTCGCCAAGACGGTCGATGGCAGCGTGTTCAACGATGCCAAACGCCCGCGGCTGACCGGCATCGCCGGCGTTGCCAACATCGGGGCGGACCGCAACTGGAGCGGCTCCTTGTTCGATCAGGCCAACTGGTATGCCTATGGACGGCTGGCCTGGAATCCGTCGTTGTCGCCGGAGGCGATCGCGCAGGACTGGGTGCGCATGACCTTGTCCAACGACCCGGCCGTGGTCACGCCGGTGGTGGGCATGATGCTGCGCTCGCGCGAGGCGGTGGTGGACTACATGACGCCACTGGGCCTGCATCATCTGATGGGGCGCGGCCACCATTACGGCCCGGCGCCCTGGGATGCCGGCAGCGAGCGACCCGACTGGGATCCGGTGTATTACCACCGCGCCGACCGCAACGGCATCGGATTTGATCGCAGCGCCAGCGGCAGCAACGCGGCCGCGCAATACGCCGCACCGGTGGCGCGCGTGTTCGGCGATGTGCGACGCGTGCCCGAGCAGTATCTGCTGTGGTTCCATCATGTCTCCTGGGACCGGCGCATGGCCTCCGGGCGGACACTGTGGGACGAGTTGGTGTGGCATTACGACCATGGCGTGGACGAGGTGCGGGCGATGCGGGCGACCTGGCAAGGCCTGGCCGGCCGCATCGATGCACCGCGCTACCGGCAGGTGGACGCGTTTCTGGCAATCCAGCAGGACGAAGCGCAGTGGTGGCGCGATGCCAGCATCGCCTATTTCCAGAGCGTGTCCGGGCGCGCCCTGCCGCCAGGCGTGGCCGCCCCGGCGCATCCGCTGGCGTACTACCAGGGCCTGAAATTTCCGTACGCACCGGGGAATCCGAAATGA
- a CDS encoding sialate O-acetylesterase, with protein MKLRGVPLLLAAAAALAADVAYAADMPLLHPLFQDHAVLQRDAPIRVWGNAAPGTRVRVQLETQQRQVRADRQGHWQVQLPAHAAGGPYTLTASGADGATQQVADVMIGDVWLCSGQSNMELQVHRTLDARSEIADADQPAIRMFKVPAQSSPTPQRDFGGAAQWQPTTPDTVKDFSAACYYFARELHKTVSVPMGLINASWGGSQLQAWIGEAALRAAGDDGPALDVLARYADSPTDAAPRWARLWEAWWHAHGEGEPWQPDAPGAWQPAPAALGVWDDWGVPQLVGFNGMVWYRTSVELTPAQAAQEATLVLGPVDELDQTWVNGVGVGSSYGADQPRRYALPRGHLHAGRNSIVLNVLNTYRRGGLLGDASSRALQFADGSTLPLAAPWHYRIVPPQLGSPPRAPWSSAAGLTTLYNGMIAPLGHLGLRGVLWYQGESNAGDAMHYPALLDAWRRDWRARFGATLPLLMVQLANYGAPPTQPVESGWAQLREAQRRFVAEDAHAGLAVAIDIGDRYDIHPANKQELGRRLARAARHVVYGEAIAPSGPAPRAVQRDGDSVRIVFDDVDTTLLSYSNDAPIGFEICGAAAGSCRYASASVQQRLVRLRIPSGMDAARVRYCWADSPVCTLYDRSGLPAGPFERPITTPSSP; from the coding sequence ATGAAACTGCGTGGTGTGCCCCTGCTGCTTGCCGCCGCTGCCGCGCTCGCAGCCGATGTAGCCTACGCCGCCGATATGCCGCTGCTGCATCCGCTGTTCCAGGACCATGCGGTGCTGCAACGCGATGCGCCGATCCGGGTGTGGGGCAATGCGGCGCCCGGCACGCGCGTGCGGGTGCAATTGGAGACCCAGCAGCGACAGGTGCGCGCGGATCGCCAGGGCCACTGGCAGGTGCAGCTGCCTGCCCACGCCGCCGGCGGACCGTACACGCTGACCGCCAGCGGCGCCGACGGTGCGACACAGCAGGTGGCCGATGTGATGATCGGCGATGTCTGGCTGTGTTCGGGCCAATCCAACATGGAATTGCAGGTGCATCGCACGCTGGATGCGCGCAGCGAGATCGCCGATGCCGATCAACCGGCCATCCGCATGTTCAAGGTGCCGGCGCAATCCAGCCCCACGCCGCAACGTGACTTTGGCGGCGCAGCGCAATGGCAGCCGACCACGCCGGACACGGTGAAGGACTTTTCGGCAGCGTGCTACTACTTCGCGCGCGAACTGCACAAGACCGTGTCCGTGCCGATGGGGTTGATCAACGCCTCGTGGGGCGGCTCGCAGCTGCAGGCCTGGATCGGCGAGGCAGCACTGCGCGCGGCCGGCGACGATGGCCCGGCACTGGATGTGTTGGCACGCTATGCCGACAGCCCGACGGACGCGGCGCCGCGCTGGGCACGGCTGTGGGAAGCATGGTGGCACGCACATGGCGAAGGCGAGCCGTGGCAACCGGATGCGCCGGGCGCGTGGCAACCGGCACCTGCTGCGCTGGGCGTATGGGACGACTGGGGTGTGCCGCAGTTGGTGGGCTTCAACGGCATGGTCTGGTATCGCACCAGCGTGGAGCTGACGCCCGCACAGGCGGCGCAGGAAGCCACCCTGGTGCTGGGGCCGGTGGATGAGCTGGACCAGACCTGGGTCAACGGTGTTGGCGTGGGCAGCAGCTACGGGGCCGATCAACCGCGCCGCTATGCGCTGCCGCGCGGCCACCTGCATGCCGGGCGCAACAGCATCGTGCTCAATGTCCTCAACACGTATCGCCGTGGTGGATTGCTGGGCGATGCGTCCTCGCGTGCACTGCAGTTCGCCGATGGCAGCACGCTGCCGCTGGCCGCGCCGTGGCACTACCGCATCGTGCCGCCGCAGCTGGGCTCGCCACCGCGCGCACCGTGGTCCTCGGCCGCGGGGCTGACCACCTTGTACAACGGCATGATCGCCCCGCTCGGCCATCTCGGCCTGCGCGGGGTGCTGTGGTACCAGGGCGAATCCAATGCCGGCGATGCCATGCATTACCCGGCCCTGCTCGACGCCTGGCGGCGCGACTGGCGTGCACGCTTCGGTGCAACGCTGCCGCTGCTGATGGTGCAGCTGGCCAACTATGGCGCGCCGCCCACGCAACCGGTGGAAAGCGGCTGGGCGCAGCTGCGCGAGGCGCAGCGCCGCTTCGTGGCCGAAGACGCGCATGCCGGCCTGGCAGTGGCCATCGATATCGGCGACCGCTACGACATCCACCCGGCCAACAAGCAGGAACTGGGCCGGCGGCTGGCACGCGCGGCGCGGCATGTGGTGTATGGCGAGGCGATTGCACCCTCGGGCCCGGCACCACGCGCGGTGCAGCGCGATGGCGACAGCGTGCGCATCGTCTTCGACGATGTGGACACCACGCTGCTGAGCTACAGCAATGATGCACCAATCGGCTTCGAAATCTGCGGTGCAGCGGCCGGCAGCTGCCGGTATGCCAGCGCCAGCGTGCAGCAGCGCCTCGTGCGCCTGCGCATTCCCTCCGGCATGGATGCGGCGCGGGTGCGCTACTGCTGGGCCGACAGCCCGGTGTGCACCTTGTACGACCGCAGCGGCCTGCCGGCTGGCCCGTTCGAACGTCCCATCACCACCCCATCTTCCCCCTGA
- the manD gene encoding D-mannonate dehydratase ManD: MSQTSDSPAPLQDSARDREIVEARVIVTCPGRNFVTLKIRTRSGITGLGDATLNGRELAVAAYLQEHLVPNLIGRDAGRIEDIWQLFYRGAYWRRGPVTMSAIAAVDVALWDILGKMAGMPLYQLLGGRSREGALVYGHANGRDIAETSDEVGRFREMGFIAIRAQCGVPGIKKTYGISSGGKPYEPAESELPTETVWSTPRYLGVVPKLFEQLRSDHGDAIELLHDAHHRLTPIEAARLGRDLEPYRLFWLEDATPAENQRAFEIIRQHTVTPLAVGEVFNSIWDCKHLIEQQLIDYIRTTIVHAGGITHVRRLADFAALHQVRTGFHGATDLSPVCMGAALHFDTWVPNFGIQEYMFHSDEANAVFPHDYVFRDGRLHCGQTPGHGVDIDEALAAKYPYVPKQLPIARLEDGAMWDW; the protein is encoded by the coding sequence ATGTCACAGACTTCCGACTCCCCTGCACCGCTGCAAGATTCTGCCCGCGACCGCGAGATCGTCGAGGCGCGCGTGATCGTCACCTGCCCGGGCCGCAACTTCGTCACCCTGAAGATCCGCACCCGCTCAGGCATCACCGGGCTGGGCGATGCCACGCTCAACGGCCGCGAACTGGCGGTGGCGGCCTACCTGCAGGAACACCTGGTGCCGAACCTGATCGGCCGCGATGCCGGGCGCATCGAGGACATCTGGCAGCTCTTCTACCGCGGTGCGTACTGGCGGCGTGGCCCGGTGACGATGAGCGCGATTGCCGCGGTGGACGTGGCGCTATGGGACATCCTGGGCAAGATGGCCGGCATGCCGTTGTACCAGCTGCTGGGCGGGCGCTCGCGCGAAGGTGCGCTGGTCTATGGCCACGCCAACGGCCGCGATATCGCCGAAACCAGCGACGAAGTGGGCCGCTTCCGCGAGATGGGCTTTATCGCCATCCGCGCGCAATGCGGCGTGCCCGGGATCAAGAAGACCTATGGCATTTCCAGCGGCGGCAAGCCGTACGAGCCGGCCGAAAGCGAACTGCCCACCGAAACCGTGTGGTCCACGCCGCGCTACCTGGGTGTGGTGCCGAAGTTGTTCGAGCAATTGCGCAGCGACCACGGCGATGCGATCGAGCTGCTGCACGATGCGCATCACCGGCTCACCCCGATCGAAGCCGCGCGCCTGGGCCGCGATCTGGAGCCGTACCGGCTGTTCTGGCTGGAAGACGCCACGCCTGCGGAAAACCAGCGTGCGTTCGAGATCATTCGCCAGCACACGGTCACGCCATTGGCAGTGGGCGAAGTGTTCAATTCGATCTGGGACTGCAAGCACCTGATCGAACAGCAGCTGATCGACTACATCCGCACGACAATCGTCCACGCCGGCGGCATCACGCATGTGCGCAGGCTGGCCGACTTCGCGGCCTTGCATCAGGTGCGCACCGGCTTCCACGGCGCCACCGATCTGTCGCCGGTGTGCATGGGCGCGGCCTTGCACTTCGACACCTGGGTGCCCAACTTCGGCATCCAGGAATACATGTTCCATTCCGACGAGGCCAATGCGGTGTTCCCGCACGACTACGTGTTCCGCGACGGGCGCCTGCATTGCGGCCAAACCCCGGGGCATGGCGTGGACATCGACGAGGCGCTGGCCGCCAAGTATCCGTATGTGCCCAAACAACTGCCCATCGCGCGCCTGGAGGACGGCGCGATGTGGGATTGGTGA
- a CDS encoding glycoside hydrolase family 3 protein, translating to MHSHPARLTAASRRALAAGLLLAIALAAGNTQAVAPPPPPYLDTQLPFETRAADLVSRMTLEEKAAQMQNAAPAIPRLQVPAYDWWNEALHGVARAGGATVFPQAIGLTATFDTPLMAEVATAISDEARAKHHGFLARDEHKRYQGLTFWSPNINIFRDPRWGRGQETYGEDPFLTARMGVTFVQGLQAQQGPYRKLDATAKHFAVHSGPEADRHHFDVHPSERDLHETYLPAFQALVQEGHVAAVMGAYNRVNGESASASTRLEGILRRDWGFDGYIVSDCAAIRDIWQNHKIVPTPEAAAALGVKHGTDLDCGDTYASLPKAVRAGLIDEAAIDTSLKRLMATRMRLGMFDPPAKVPWAQIPASVNQSPQHDALARRAARESLVLLKNDGLLPLKPTLKRIAVVGPTADDPMSLLGNYYGTPAAPVTILQGIRDAAPQAQVVYARGSDLVEGREDPNAAAPIDARYLRPAADAKQNGLTGEYFKGRSLAGQPVLTRIDPRIAFRWDRNAPTDDALGRGELQPGQALDKDDFSVRWHGQLLPPVSGDYDLQIAADDGVRLYLDGKLLIDQWSDAPRMRGGNASVRLEAGKAYDLRVEYYEATRDAGVRLAWRMPGAKPPLQEAVDAARNAEVVVFVGGLTGDVEGEEMDVNYPGFAGGDRTDTRLPKPQRELLQALQATGTPVVAVLTTGSALAVDWAQQHVPAILLAWYPGQRGGSAVGDVLFGQASPGGRLPITFYTEAERLPAFDDYAMRGRTYRYFTGTALYPFGHGLSYTQFTYSDLRLDRTTLSADGTLRATLKVRNTGKRAGDEVVQLYLHPLDPKRERAGKELRGFQRMTLQPGEQREVAFTLKAADALRIYDEQRKTYAVDPGAYEVQIGASSSDIRSTQRFTVTND from the coding sequence ATGCATTCGCACCCTGCCCGTCTCACCGCCGCCTCGCGCCGCGCCCTGGCCGCCGGCCTGCTGCTGGCGATTGCCCTGGCGGCCGGCAACACGCAGGCGGTTGCACCGCCGCCGCCGCCGTATCTGGACACCCAACTGCCGTTCGAGACACGCGCCGCCGATCTGGTGTCGCGCATGACGCTGGAAGAAAAGGCCGCGCAGATGCAGAACGCCGCACCGGCGATCCCGCGCTTGCAGGTGCCCGCCTACGACTGGTGGAACGAGGCGCTGCACGGCGTGGCGCGCGCCGGTGGTGCCACGGTGTTTCCGCAGGCGATCGGGCTGACAGCCACCTTCGACACCCCGTTGATGGCCGAAGTGGCCACCGCCATCAGCGATGAAGCACGCGCCAAGCACCACGGGTTTCTGGCGCGCGATGAGCACAAGCGCTACCAGGGGCTCACATTCTGGTCGCCCAACATCAACATTTTCCGCGACCCGCGCTGGGGCCGCGGGCAGGAAACCTACGGCGAAGATCCGTTCCTGACTGCGCGCATGGGGGTGACCTTCGTACAGGGCCTGCAGGCGCAGCAGGGGCCATACCGCAAGCTCGATGCCACCGCCAAGCACTTCGCCGTCCACAGCGGCCCGGAAGCGGACCGCCACCACTTCGACGTGCATCCCAGCGAACGCGATCTGCATGAGACCTACCTGCCGGCGTTCCAGGCCTTGGTGCAGGAAGGCCATGTGGCCGCAGTGATGGGCGCCTACAACCGCGTCAATGGCGAATCCGCCTCGGCCAGCACGCGGCTGGAAGGCATCCTGCGCCGCGACTGGGGCTTCGATGGCTATATCGTCAGCGACTGCGCGGCGATCCGCGATATCTGGCAGAACCACAAGATCGTGCCCACGCCCGAAGCTGCCGCCGCGCTGGGCGTCAAGCACGGCACCGACCTGGATTGCGGCGACACCTATGCATCGTTGCCCAAGGCGGTGCGCGCCGGCTTGATCGACGAAGCCGCCATCGACACCTCGCTCAAGCGGCTGATGGCCACGCGCATGCGCTTAGGCATGTTCGACCCGCCGGCCAAGGTGCCGTGGGCACAGATTCCCGCCTCGGTGAATCAATCGCCGCAGCACGATGCGCTGGCCCGACGCGCCGCACGCGAATCGCTGGTGTTGCTGAAGAACGACGGCCTGCTGCCGCTCAAACCCACGCTCAAGCGCATCGCCGTGGTCGGCCCCACCGCCGATGATCCGATGTCGCTGCTGGGCAACTATTACGGCACGCCCGCCGCGCCGGTCACCATCCTGCAAGGCATCCGCGATGCGGCGCCACAGGCGCAAGTGGTGTATGCACGCGGTAGCGATCTGGTGGAAGGACGCGAAGACCCCAACGCTGCCGCACCGATCGACGCGCGCTATCTGCGCCCGGCCGCCGATGCCAAACAGAACGGATTGACCGGTGAATACTTCAAGGGACGCAGCCTGGCCGGGCAACCGGTGCTGACCCGCATCGACCCACGCATCGCCTTCCGCTGGGACCGCAATGCGCCCACCGACGATGCGCTGGGCCGTGGCGAGCTGCAGCCCGGGCAGGCATTGGACAAGGACGATTTCAGCGTGCGTTGGCATGGCCAGTTGTTGCCGCCGGTCAGCGGCGATTACGACCTGCAGATCGCTGCCGATGACGGCGTGCGCCTGTATCTGGACGGCAAGTTGCTGATCGACCAGTGGAGCGATGCGCCGCGCATGCGCGGCGGCAATGCCAGCGTGCGCCTGGAAGCCGGCAAGGCCTACGACCTGCGCGTGGAGTATTACGAAGCCACCCGCGATGCCGGGGTGCGCCTGGCCTGGCGCATGCCTGGTGCCAAGCCACCGCTGCAGGAGGCGGTGGATGCCGCTCGCAATGCCGAGGTGGTGGTGTTCGTCGGCGGCCTCACCGGCGATGTCGAAGGCGAAGAGATGGACGTCAACTATCCCGGCTTTGCCGGCGGCGACCGCACCGACACCCGCCTGCCCAAACCGCAGCGCGAGCTGCTGCAGGCGCTGCAGGCCACCGGCACGCCGGTGGTGGCGGTGTTGACCACCGGCTCCGCACTGGCGGTGGATTGGGCGCAGCAGCATGTACCGGCGATTCTGCTGGCGTGGTACCCCGGCCAGCGCGGCGGCAGTGCGGTGGGCGATGTGCTGTTCGGTCAGGCCAGCCCGGGTGGTCGCCTGCCGATCACCTTCTACACCGAAGCCGAGCGCCTGCCCGCCTTCGATGACTACGCCATGCGCGGGCGCACCTATCGCTACTTCACCGGCACCGCGCTGTACCCGTTCGGCCACGGATTGTCGTACACGCAATTCACCTACTCGGACCTGCGCCTGGACCGCACCACCCTCAGCGCCGATGGCACGTTGCGCGCGACGCTGAAGGTGCGCAACACCGGCAAGCGCGCCGGCGACGAAGTGGTGCAGCTGTACCTGCATCCGCTGGACCCCAAGCGCGAACGGGCCGGCAAGGAGCTGCGTGGTTTTCAACGCATGACCCTGCAACCGGGCGAACAGCGCGAGGTCGCCTTCACGCTGAAGGCCGCCGATGCGCTGCGTATCTACGACGAGCAGCGCAAGACCTACGCCGTGGACCCGGGCGCCTATGAAGTGCAGATCGGCGCATCCAGCAGCGACATCCGCAGCACGCAACGCTTTACCGTCACCAACGACTAG
- a CDS encoding mannitol dehydrogenase family protein, with amino-acid sequence MQAPRLSLDTLATLAPAVSTPPYDPATVTIGIVHLGAGAFHRAHQAVYIDDLLADDPGWAICAVSLHSPQVRDALRPQDGLYTLALLDTHPQLRIIGAIRQVLCAADEQAAVLARLADPAVRLVTLTVTEKGYCLAGDTLDLHHPDIVHDIASPAAPRSAVGYLVAGLHRRMQAGLAPFTVLSCDNLTDNGHLLRRAVLLLARQHDAALAVWIEQHVSFPRSMVDSITPATDEALRTQVQAQTGLHDAWPIQRERYSQWVIEDDFCNGRPDLARVGVVLSDDIAGHARAKLRLLNAPHSTLAYLGSLLQLETVADAMAHRPLAAFAAALMRQDIAPTLQPMDGFDAQRYSDAILARFRNPAIRHLLAQIAWDGSQKIPVRLLATIDDALAASRPIERLCLPVAAWLQFVRRQARNGVALVDPLNDALSALGRAATGDAAGDIARFVTVEAVFGTLAADRRFIDALTSGYAALGDATPGRVDAVLAALSA; translated from the coding sequence ATGCAAGCCCCACGTCTTTCGCTCGATACCCTTGCCACCCTGGCGCCAGCGGTTTCAACGCCCCCTTACGATCCAGCAACAGTCACCATCGGCATCGTCCATCTGGGCGCAGGCGCCTTCCACCGCGCCCACCAGGCCGTCTACATCGATGACCTGCTCGCAGACGATCCCGGCTGGGCCATCTGCGCCGTCTCGCTGCACAGCCCGCAGGTGCGCGACGCGTTGCGCCCGCAAGATGGCCTCTACACCCTCGCCCTGCTCGATACGCATCCGCAACTGCGCATCATCGGCGCCATCCGCCAGGTGCTGTGCGCCGCCGACGAACAAGCCGCCGTGCTCGCGCGCCTGGCCGATCCCGCCGTGCGGCTAGTCACGCTCACCGTCACCGAAAAAGGCTATTGCCTGGCCGGCGACACGCTCGACCTGCATCACCCCGACATCGTGCACGACATCGCCAGCCCCGCCGCGCCACGCAGTGCAGTCGGCTATCTGGTGGCCGGGCTGCACCGGCGCATGCAGGCCGGCCTTGCACCGTTCACCGTGCTCAGTTGCGACAACCTCACCGATAACGGCCACCTGCTACGCCGTGCAGTGCTGCTGCTGGCGCGCCAGCACGATGCCGCGCTGGCGGTGTGGATCGAGCAGCACGTCAGTTTCCCGCGCTCGATGGTCGACAGCATCACCCCGGCCACCGACGAGGCGCTGCGCACCCAGGTGCAGGCGCAGACCGGCCTGCACGATGCCTGGCCGATCCAGCGCGAGCGCTACAGCCAGTGGGTGATCGAAGACGATTTCTGCAACGGTCGCCCCGACCTGGCGCGCGTCGGCGTGGTGCTCAGCGACGACATCGCCGGCCATGCGCGCGCCAAGCTGCGCCTGCTCAATGCACCGCACTCCACGCTGGCGTATCTGGGCAGCTTGCTGCAGCTGGAAACCGTTGCCGATGCCATGGCGCATCGGCCACTGGCGGCGTTCGCCGCGGCGCTGATGCGCCAGGACATCGCCCCCACCCTGCAGCCGATGGACGGCTTCGATGCGCAGCGCTACAGCGACGCGATTCTTGCGCGCTTCCGCAATCCCGCCATTCGCCATCTGCTTGCGCAGATCGCCTGGGACGGCTCGCAGAAGATTCCGGTGCGCCTGCTTGCCACCATCGACGACGCGCTTGCCGCAAGCCGGCCCATCGAGCGCCTCTGTTTGCCGGTCGCCGCGTGGCTGCAGTTCGTGCGCCGGCAGGCGCGCAACGGCGTGGCCCTGGTCGACCCCTTGAACGATGCGCTGAGCGCGCTGGGACGTGCAGCCACCGGCGATGCAGCTGGTGACATCGCCCGTTTCGTCACGGTGGAAGCCGTGTTCGGCACGCTGGCTGCGGACCGGCGCTTCATCGATGCGCTGACCAGCGGCTATGCCGCGCTGGGCGATGCCACGCCAGGCCGTGTGGACGCGGTCCTTGCTGCGTTGAGTGCCTGA
- a CDS encoding bleomycin resistance protein yields the protein MNAKATTADQTIPILPSRAIAQTLAFYRRLGFEGEVHPHDAGYAILRRGDVELHFFAHPDLDPASCYAGCYLRVSDVDAIHAAMQAAALPVRGIPRIDPVGDKPWGMREFAIVDESGNLLRIGQVIGAR from the coding sequence ATGAACGCCAAGGCCACCACCGCTGACCAGACCATCCCGATCCTGCCCAGCCGCGCGATCGCGCAGACGTTGGCGTTCTATCGCCGGCTTGGCTTCGAGGGCGAGGTGCATCCGCATGACGCGGGGTACGCCATCCTGCGGCGCGGCGATGTGGAGCTGCACTTCTTCGCGCACCCGGATCTGGATCCGGCGAGCTGCTATGCGGGCTGCTATCTGCGGGTGAGCGATGTCGATGCCATCCATGCAGCGATGCAGGCAGCGGCGCTCCCGGTCCGGGGAATTCCACGGATCGACCCGGTGGGCGACAAGCCCTGGGGCATGCGCGAATTTGCGATCGTGGACGAGAGCGGCAATCTGCTGCGGATCGGGCAGGTCATCGGCGCCCGCTGA
- a CDS encoding DUF2256 domain-containing protein produces MAPHTKQNLPEKVCVQCGRPFRWRKKWEKVWDEVKYCSDRCRGDSRRQRPAP; encoded by the coding sequence ATGGCCCCCCACACGAAGCAGAATTTGCCGGAAAAGGTCTGCGTTCAGTGCGGGCGACCATTTCGCTGGCGCAAGAAGTGGGAGAAGGTATGGGACGAAGTGAAATACTGCTCGGATCGCTGCCGCGGCGACAGCAGGCGACAACGTCCGGCACCGTAG